A region of Streptomyces deccanensis DNA encodes the following proteins:
- a CDS encoding ABC transporter permease has translation MRAMVRWAQSDLRTHRGEALFLVLATVGIVASLLLAAALFGYATNPWQRVFTQSRGAHVWIHTAASAEGSDLGALDGLDGVEAVAGPYPTTATTVASRGTRASVELRGTGERPVTGRPLLTSGRWLDPGRPDGVVLESGLAQALLAGPGDVLTLPGSAGSLTVLGVADSAEPGYRKGERAGLVWAPPAALTRTGSVGGQVIGLRLTDPDATDYAVQRAVTLLGAGAVSEVSSWQQARSEAQGDDRLLGQVLGLFGLGALVAAGLAVHGAIGTRVRGHLRDISILKAIGFTPGQLVRVFLLQHLAYALLGAVVAATLTQALGARLPGRLGDAVGVWQGLPGHTVALVAVPVAVVLFIGATTGLAAWRAGRVPPVPVPRAAAPTGGRLSATARRALALRLPPALVLGWHKAFTRRPRTLATIARLALPLTLIVVAMSAWTTIDRFHGRPEQMGLPAALTVHTADGADARATRALLARHPEVTAAHPGVEVAALVPGQTATIALRGIGTDENPYPFTLAEGRTARGPDEAVAGQGLLDLLDARVGDWVRMTVGGRPQILHIVGRSIEPDNAGRVISTSLDTLRENDPALRPTLYQLRLRPDADPHTVAAELTGAAGRGQLDVHAVPNPADGLSPLRGVVVGLLGVLALIGLVELLTVIGGTVREGERDLLALKAAGLSPRQITAITVTATGCTALAAIAVALALGLPLARWLIDAQGRSSGIGAGIAQGPSLVALSAFGTAALLGALALAAVPAARASRRRLADTLSAVA, from the coding sequence ATGCGAGCCATGGTGCGCTGGGCGCAATCGGACCTGCGGACCCATCGCGGGGAGGCGCTGTTCCTGGTCCTCGCGACCGTCGGCATCGTCGCCTCCCTGCTGCTGGCGGCGGCGCTCTTCGGCTACGCGACGAACCCCTGGCAGCGCGTCTTCACGCAGTCCCGGGGCGCCCATGTGTGGATCCACACCGCCGCCTCGGCCGAGGGCTCCGACCTCGGCGCGCTGGACGGTCTGGACGGGGTCGAGGCGGTGGCGGGCCCCTACCCGACCACCGCCACGACGGTCGCCTCCCGGGGCACGCGTGCCTCGGTCGAGCTGCGCGGCACCGGCGAGCGGCCCGTCACCGGCCGCCCGCTGCTCACCTCCGGCCGGTGGCTGGATCCCGGCAGGCCCGACGGGGTGGTGCTGGAGAGCGGCCTCGCCCAGGCGCTGCTGGCCGGGCCCGGGGACGTCCTCACCCTGCCGGGCTCCGCCGGATCCCTGACCGTCCTCGGCGTCGCCGACAGCGCCGAGCCGGGCTACCGCAAGGGCGAGCGGGCCGGACTGGTCTGGGCGCCGCCGGCGGCCCTGACCCGTACCGGCTCCGTCGGCGGCCAGGTGATCGGGCTGCGGCTGACCGACCCCGACGCCACCGACTACGCCGTCCAGCGTGCCGTCACCCTGCTCGGGGCCGGTGCCGTCAGCGAGGTCTCCTCCTGGCAGCAGGCACGGTCCGAGGCCCAGGGCGACGACCGGCTGCTCGGCCAGGTGCTGGGGCTCTTCGGACTCGGCGCGCTGGTCGCGGCGGGACTCGCCGTGCACGGGGCGATCGGCACCCGCGTCCGAGGGCATCTGCGGGACATCTCGATCCTCAAGGCGATCGGTTTCACGCCGGGCCAGCTGGTGCGTGTCTTCCTGCTGCAGCACCTCGCCTACGCCCTGCTGGGGGCGGTGGTCGCGGCGACGCTCACCCAGGCGCTGGGCGCCCGGCTGCCGGGCCGGCTCGGCGACGCGGTCGGTGTGTGGCAGGGGCTGCCGGGACACACGGTGGCCCTCGTCGCGGTGCCCGTGGCGGTGGTGCTGTTCATCGGCGCGACCACCGGCCTCGCGGCCTGGCGGGCGGGACGGGTTCCGCCGGTGCCCGTGCCACGGGCCGCCGCGCCGACCGGCGGGCGCCTGTCCGCGACCGCGCGCCGGGCGCTGGCCCTGCGGCTGCCGCCCGCGCTGGTCCTCGGCTGGCACAAGGCGTTCACCCGCCGGCCGCGCACCCTGGCCACGATCGCCCGGCTCGCCCTGCCGTTGACGCTGATCGTGGTGGCGATGAGCGCGTGGACGACCATCGACCGCTTCCACGGCCGTCCGGAGCAGATGGGCCTGCCCGCCGCGCTGACCGTGCACACCGCCGACGGTGCGGACGCCCGGGCTACGCGGGCCCTCCTCGCCCGTCATCCCGAGGTGACCGCCGCCCACCCGGGCGTCGAGGTGGCCGCGCTGGTGCCGGGCCAGACGGCCACGATCGCGCTGCGCGGCATCGGCACGGACGAGAACCCCTACCCCTTCACCCTCGCCGAGGGCCGCACCGCCCGGGGACCCGACGAGGCGGTGGCCGGGCAGGGGCTGCTGGACCTGCTGGACGCGCGGGTCGGCGACTGGGTGCGCATGACGGTGGGCGGCCGTCCGCAGATCCTGCACATCGTGGGCCGCAGCATCGAACCGGACAACGCCGGCCGCGTCATCTCCACCTCTCTCGACACCCTCCGGGAGAACGACCCCGCACTGCGTCCCACGCTCTACCAGCTGCGCCTGCGTCCCGACGCCGACCCGCACACGGTCGCCGCCGAGCTGACCGGCGCGGCGGGCCGGGGGCAGCTGGACGTGCACGCGGTGCCCAACCCCGCCGACGGACTCTCGCCGCTGCGGGGTGTCGTGGTCGGTCTGCTGGGCGTGCTCGCGCTCATCGGTCTCGTCGAACTGCTGACCGTCATCGGCGGCACCGTGCGCGAGGGCGAACGGGACCTGCTGGCGCTCAAGGCGGCCGGGCTCTCACCTCGGCAGATCACCGCGATCACCGTGACCGCCACGGGCTGCACCGCCCTGGCCGCGATCGCGGTCGCCCTGGCGCTGGGGCTCCCGCTCGCGCGATGGCTGATCGACGCCCAGGGCCGGTCGAGCGGCATCGGGGCCGGCATCGCACAGGGACCCTCACTCGTCGCGTTGTCCGCGTTCGGGACGGCGGCGCTCCTGGGGGCGCTGGCCCTCGCCGCCGTCCCCGCGGCCCGCGCCTCCCGCCGGCGCCTCGCGGACACGCTCAGCGCGGTGGCGTAG
- a CDS encoding ABC transporter ATP-binding protein produces MSDAAVPVLRAEGLVKTHHGQGAPAHAVRGVDLCVREGEFVAVTGPSGAGKSTLLHLLGGLQRPDSGSVWLGGERTDDYSEARWAVERRRRIGIVFQFFNLVSDLSVADNVELPALLAGASAKRARAEREELLAELGLTGKERSMPGELSGGEQQRVALARALVNRPPLLLADEPAGSLDSKGTREVTRVLSRFHRRGQTILLVTHDARLASAADRVISFFDGRIADDVELDGTPTPGAGVPSVLELKD; encoded by the coding sequence GTGAGCGACGCCGCCGTCCCAGTGCTGCGGGCCGAGGGCCTCGTCAAGACCCACCACGGACAGGGCGCGCCCGCCCACGCCGTGCGCGGCGTGGACCTGTGCGTGCGCGAGGGCGAGTTCGTGGCCGTCACCGGTCCGTCCGGGGCGGGCAAGTCGACGTTGCTGCATCTGCTCGGCGGGTTGCAGCGGCCGGACAGCGGCAGCGTCTGGCTGGGCGGCGAGCGCACCGACGACTACAGCGAGGCGCGCTGGGCCGTGGAGCGCCGACGCCGGATCGGCATCGTGTTCCAGTTCTTCAACCTGGTCTCCGATCTGTCCGTCGCGGACAACGTGGAACTGCCGGCGCTGCTGGCCGGTGCCTCCGCCAAGCGGGCGCGCGCCGAGCGCGAGGAGCTGCTGGCCGAGCTGGGGCTCACCGGCAAGGAGCGCAGCATGCCGGGCGAGCTCTCCGGCGGTGAGCAGCAGCGCGTGGCGCTCGCCCGGGCCCTGGTGAACCGTCCCCCGCTGCTGCTGGCGGACGAGCCCGCGGGCAGTCTCGACAGCAAGGGCACCCGCGAGGTGACCCGGGTGCTGTCCCGTTTCCACCGGCGGGGGCAGACGATCCTCCTGGTCACGCACGACGCACGCCTCGCGAGCGCGGCGGACCGGGTCATCAGCTTCTTCGACGGCCGCATCGCCGACGACGTCGAACTGGACGGCACGCCGACGCCCGGCGCGGGGGTCCCCTCCGTGCTGGAGCTGAAGGACTGA
- a CDS encoding toxin Doc: MSETLYVDVSWLLDVQEAALGTEDVSVTDYSALVAAVARHKTRMPTLETSNPDAAWRAAALLHTIARLESLPHRNSLVAAFVAAQYMDQSAQGIDPPYGALSDLIRKVRESRLTIYEVADTLRSWRI, from the coding sequence ATGAGCGAGACCCTGTACGTCGACGTCTCCTGGCTGCTGGACGTCCAGGAAGCCGCTCTCGGCACCGAGGACGTGTCCGTCACGGACTACTCCGCCCTGGTGGCCGCCGTCGCCCGGCACAAGACCCGGATGCCGACCCTGGAGACGTCGAACCCCGACGCCGCCTGGCGCGCGGCCGCGCTGCTGCACACCATCGCGCGCCTGGAGTCGCTGCCGCACCGCAACAGCCTCGTCGCCGCGTTCGTCGCCGCCCAGTACATGGACCAGTCGGCGCAGGGCATCGATCCGCCCTACGGCGCCCTGTCGGACCTGATCAGGAAGGTCCGGGAGAGCAGGCTGACCATCTACGAGGTCGCCGACACCCTGCGTTCCTGGCGGATCTGA
- a CDS encoding ABC transporter substrate-binding protein produces the protein MRWIRAAGRGLLVLAVVLAGYGASGAQADGGLRGRGPLTLATAGDLTGYLGPLLAGWNRAHPGEKVTLVELPDSADETRAQMITDLRAGERGRFDVLNIDVTWTSEFAAADWIRPLPRNRFPLGSFLPPVVDTATYDGQLYAVPYVTNAGLLLYRADVLAKEGVPPPRTWAELEQQAKTIAPRHGLDGYAGQFLPYEGLTVNAAEAVYSAGGTILGDEGERVTVGSAAREGIGFLARGVREGWIPREALEYKEEESKQAFQDGRLLFLRNWPYAYVGASAEGSAVAGKIGAVPLPGPDGPGTSVLGGSNLAVSAHAEHPDTAARLIAYLTGERVQRQVLTRGALPPVRAELYEDPALVREFPYLPTLRASVLAAEPRPKSPRYDQVSMVVQAVVRDAMAGHRTPEASVRRLTRELAAISRG, from the coding sequence ATGCGGTGGATACGCGCCGCCGGTAGGGGCCTTCTCGTCCTCGCGGTCGTTCTGGCCGGTTACGGTGCCTCCGGCGCCCAGGCCGACGGCGGACTCAGGGGCAGGGGTCCGCTGACCCTCGCCACCGCCGGAGACCTCACCGGCTACCTCGGACCGCTCCTCGCGGGCTGGAACCGCGCCCACCCCGGGGAGAAGGTCACCCTCGTCGAACTGCCGGACTCCGCAGACGAGACCCGCGCCCAGATGATCACCGACCTGCGCGCCGGTGAACGCGGCCGCTTCGACGTGCTCAACATCGACGTCACCTGGACCTCGGAGTTCGCCGCCGCCGACTGGATCCGCCCGCTGCCGAGGAACCGCTTCCCGCTCGGCAGCTTCCTCCCCCCGGTCGTCGACACGGCGACGTACGACGGACAGCTCTACGCCGTCCCCTACGTCACCAACGCCGGCCTGCTCCTCTACCGCGCCGACGTCCTCGCGAAGGAGGGCGTCCCGCCGCCCCGCACCTGGGCCGAACTGGAGCAACAGGCGAAGACCATCGCGCCCCGGCACGGACTCGACGGCTACGCGGGCCAGTTCCTGCCCTACGAGGGCCTCACCGTCAACGCGGCCGAGGCCGTGTACTCGGCGGGCGGCACCATCCTCGGCGACGAGGGCGAACGCGTCACCGTCGGCTCGGCGGCGCGCGAGGGCATCGGCTTCCTCGCCCGCGGTGTGCGCGAGGGCTGGATCCCCCGGGAGGCGCTGGAGTACAAGGAGGAGGAGTCCAAGCAGGCGTTCCAGGACGGCCGGCTGCTCTTCCTGCGCAACTGGCCCTACGCCTACGTCGGCGCCTCCGCCGAGGGCTCCGCGGTCGCCGGGAAGATCGGCGCCGTGCCGCTGCCCGGCCCGGACGGGCCCGGCACCAGTGTGCTCGGCGGCTCCAACCTGGCTGTCAGCGCCCACGCCGAACATCCCGACACCGCCGCGCGCCTGATCGCCTACCTCACCGGCGAGCGCGTCCAACGGCAGGTCCTCACCCGCGGCGCGCTGCCTCCCGTACGCGCGGAGCTGTACGAGGATCCGGCACTGGTGCGGGAGTTCCCGTACCTGCCGACGCTGCGCGCGAGCGTCCTCGCGGCGGAGCCCCGCCCGAAAAGTCCGCGGTACGACCAGGTCAGCATGGTCGTCCAGGCGGTCGTGCGCGACGCGATGGCCGGACACCGGACGCCCGAGGCGTCGGTGCGACGACTGACCCGCGAACTCGCGGCGATCTCCCGGGGCTAG
- a CDS encoding ArsR/SmtB family transcription factor gives MQVPLYQAKAEFFRMLGHPVRIRVLELLQGGPLPVRDLLSEIEIEPSSLSQQLGVLRRAGIVVSIREGSTVSYALAGGDVAELLRAARRILTELLAGQSVLLAELQQADLGGPVPERGGGPAPRTVAQAGAK, from the coding sequence ATGCAGGTGCCCCTCTACCAGGCGAAGGCCGAGTTCTTCCGGATGCTCGGGCACCCGGTGCGCATCCGGGTCCTGGAACTGCTCCAGGGCGGCCCGCTCCCCGTGCGCGACCTGCTGAGCGAGATCGAGATCGAACCGTCCAGTCTCAGCCAGCAACTGGGCGTCCTGCGTCGCGCGGGCATCGTCGTCTCCATCCGGGAGGGCTCCACCGTCAGCTACGCCCTCGCCGGCGGAGACGTGGCGGAACTGCTCCGCGCGGCCCGCCGGATCCTGACCGAGTTGCTCGCCGGCCAGAGCGTGCTTCTCGCCGAGCTCCAGCAGGCGGACCTGGGCGGGCCCGTCCCCGAGCGCGGGGGCGGGCCCGCTCCCCGGACGGTGGCGCAGGCAGGTGCCAAGTAG
- a CDS encoding phospholipase D-like domain-containing protein, translated as MTTTHPVDHRVLRLRRRLERLIGVAATEGNALTVLRNGDEIFPAMLGAIRRARHTVDMMTFVYWRGDIAREFAHALAERARAGVRVRLLLDGFGSRLIETEQLETMERAGVQVAWFRKPLYLSPLKQNHRCHRKVLVVDEETAFTGGVGIAQEWCGDARDETEWRDTHVEVRGPAVDGIAAAFAQNWAECHDELFDERDRFVEHSPQGGAVVQVVRGSASLGWQDMQTLMRVMLESAEKRFRLATAYFSPDTYFVELLCATARRGVTVEILLPGPHTDKRVCRLAGQHHYDELIACGVKIHQYRPTMMHAKVVTVDGVAALIGSTNFNRRSLDHDEELMLAVLDEEFTRTLDAHFEADLASSDPIRPGRWKRRSLLQRAQEVAVQPIRRFL; from the coding sequence ATGACCACCACGCACCCCGTGGACCACCGGGTCCTGCGCCTGCGCCGACGGCTGGAACGCCTGATAGGCGTCGCGGCGACCGAGGGCAACGCGCTCACCGTGCTCCGCAACGGAGACGAGATCTTCCCGGCGATGCTGGGTGCGATCCGGCGCGCCCGGCACACGGTGGACATGATGACGTTCGTCTACTGGAGGGGAGACATCGCCCGCGAGTTCGCGCACGCCCTCGCCGAGCGGGCCCGCGCCGGGGTACGGGTACGACTGCTGCTGGACGGCTTCGGCAGCCGGCTGATCGAGACCGAGCAGCTGGAGACGATGGAGCGGGCCGGCGTACAGGTGGCCTGGTTCCGCAAACCGCTGTACCTCTCACCCCTCAAACAGAACCACCGCTGCCACCGCAAGGTGCTCGTCGTCGACGAGGAGACCGCGTTCACCGGCGGGGTGGGCATCGCCCAGGAATGGTGCGGCGACGCGCGCGACGAGACCGAGTGGCGCGACACGCACGTCGAGGTCCGCGGGCCCGCCGTGGACGGCATAGCCGCCGCGTTCGCGCAGAACTGGGCCGAGTGCCACGACGAACTCTTCGACGAACGGGACCGGTTCGTCGAGCACAGCCCGCAGGGCGGGGCCGTCGTCCAGGTGGTGCGCGGCTCGGCCAGCCTCGGCTGGCAGGACATGCAGACCCTGATGCGCGTCATGCTGGAGTCCGCCGAGAAGCGTTTCCGCCTGGCCACCGCCTACTTCTCGCCGGACACGTACTTCGTCGAGCTGCTGTGCGCCACCGCCCGGCGCGGGGTGACGGTGGAGATCCTGCTCCCGGGCCCCCACACCGACAAACGTGTCTGCCGGCTGGCCGGTCAGCACCACTACGACGAGCTGATCGCCTGCGGGGTGAAGATCCACCAGTACCGGCCGACGATGATGCACGCCAAGGTGGTCACCGTCGACGGGGTCGCCGCGCTGATCGGTTCGACCAACTTCAACCGGCGCTCTCTCGACCACGACGAGGAGCTCATGCTGGCCGTGCTCGACGAGGAGTTCACCCGCACCCTCGACGCGCACTTCGAGGCGGACCTCGCGTCGAGCGATCCGATCCGGCCCGGCCGCTGGAAGCGGCGCTCCCTCCTGCAGAGGGCACAGGAAGTCGCCGTACAGCCCATCCGCCGCTTCCTGTGA
- a CDS encoding GH12 family glycosyl hydrolase domain-containing protein: protein MRPPPHLPRTARTALAAFVTALATLAALFTATAPAQADTTVCEQYGSSVVQGRYVVQNNRWGTSQPQCVTTTDTGFRVTRADGSVPTNGAPKSYPSIFNGCHYTNCSPGTNLPAQLSGISGAPSSISYGYVGDAVYNASYDIWLDPTPRTDGVNRTEIMIWFNKVGPVQPIGSAVGTTTVGGRSWQVWSGHNGTNDVLSFVAPSAIASWSFDVMDFVRQAVSRGLAQNNWYLTSVQAGFEPWQNGTGLTVNSFSSTVETGGSGPGGPGGGAACAVSYATTVWQGGFTANVTVTNTGSAPVDNWRLAFTLPSGQSVTSVWNASLSPSSGSVTAIALAHNASISPGGSQSFGFQGGYGGTFSAPAGFSLNGTACTRT from the coding sequence ATGCGACCCCCACCGCATCTCCCACGCACCGCGCGCACCGCACTGGCCGCGTTCGTCACCGCCCTCGCGACCCTCGCGGCGCTCTTCACCGCCACGGCCCCGGCCCAGGCCGACACGACCGTCTGCGAGCAGTACGGATCGAGCGTCGTCCAGGGGCGCTACGTCGTCCAGAACAACCGCTGGGGGACGAGCCAGCCCCAGTGCGTGACCACCACCGACACCGGTTTCCGGGTCACCCGGGCCGACGGTTCCGTCCCCACCAACGGCGCCCCGAAGTCGTACCCCTCGATCTTCAACGGCTGCCACTACACCAACTGCTCGCCGGGGACCAACCTGCCCGCCCAGCTCTCCGGCATCTCCGGCGCACCGAGCAGCATCTCGTACGGCTACGTGGGCGACGCCGTCTACAACGCCTCGTACGACATCTGGCTGGACCCGACGCCCCGCACCGACGGCGTGAACCGGACCGAGATCATGATCTGGTTCAACAAGGTGGGCCCGGTCCAGCCCATCGGCTCCGCGGTGGGTACGACCACCGTGGGCGGGCGTTCCTGGCAGGTGTGGTCGGGCCACAACGGCACCAACGACGTGCTGTCCTTCGTCGCCCCGTCGGCGATCGCGAGCTGGAGCTTCGACGTGATGGACTTCGTCCGCCAGGCCGTCTCCCGGGGACTGGCCCAGAACAATTGGTACCTGACCAGCGTGCAGGCCGGTTTCGAACCCTGGCAGAACGGCACCGGACTGACCGTGAACTCCTTCTCGTCGACCGTCGAGACCGGCGGGAGCGGACCGGGCGGCCCCGGCGGCGGCGCGGCCTGCGCGGTGTCGTACGCCACCACCGTCTGGCAGGGCGGCTTCACCGCGAACGTCACCGTCACCAACACCGGTTCGGCGCCCGTCGACAACTGGCGGCTGGCCTTCACGCTGCCCTCGGGGCAGAGTGTGACCAGCGTCTGGAACGCCTCCCTCTCCCCGTCCTCGGGCTCGGTCACGGCGATCGCCCTGGCGCACAACGCGAGCATCTCCCCCGGCGGCAGCCAGAGCTTCGGCTTCCAGGGCGGCTACGGCGGCACCTTCTCCGCCCCGGCGGGCTTCAGCCTGAACGGGACCGCCTGCACCCGGACCTGA
- a CDS encoding PadR family transcriptional regulator, translating to MRLPLLALLARGPAHGYELKQDLEQLLGAAYPQPNVGQIYVTLGRLEKSGLIEGEEVEQSSRPNKKIYHLTDAGREALRAWYEETGDEPRVRDEFFMKLALAPQTGLADQIALINRQRRHYLNTMRNLSKLSTAENGRDNRVSRLLIEGAMLHLQADLDWLERCQEELEEPR from the coding sequence GTGCGCCTGCCCCTCCTGGCCCTGCTGGCGCGCGGCCCGGCCCACGGCTACGAGCTCAAGCAGGACCTTGAGCAACTGCTGGGCGCCGCGTACCCTCAGCCGAACGTCGGCCAGATCTATGTGACCCTCGGCCGCCTCGAGAAGTCGGGCCTGATCGAGGGCGAGGAGGTCGAGCAGTCGAGCCGGCCCAACAAGAAGATCTACCACCTCACCGACGCCGGGCGGGAGGCGCTGCGCGCCTGGTACGAGGAGACGGGGGACGAGCCCCGGGTCCGGGACGAGTTCTTCATGAAGCTCGCGCTCGCCCCGCAGACCGGTCTCGCCGACCAGATCGCCCTGATCAACAGACAACGGCGGCACTACCTGAACACCATGCGCAATCTGTCGAAGCTCTCCACAGCCGAGAACGGCCGGGACAACCGTGTCTCCCGGCTGCTGATCGAGGGCGCCATGCTGCACCTCCAGGCCGACCTCGACTGGCTGGAGCGCTGCCAGGAGGAACTGGAGGAGCCTCGGTGA
- a CDS encoding ferric reductase-like transmembrane domain-containing protein — MTPVVAARWALWTFVIVNLAIVEILFLTSGTGKNGVLTVAKFFGLHAAVLMLFQLLLVARLPWLDRRIGMDRLTVWHRWVGFTLLWTLLTHAVLVVLGYARLDDASTAKTFFALAGVPASLLGMLAAAIVVVVAAVSARTVRRRLRYETWHGLHLLLYLALGLAFTHQLLETTTFGSSAFAWAYWWALWLFAFGALVVGRVGIPVWRNVYHRFRVAEVVRESDDVVSVRVTGRRLDRLPARAGQFCVWRFPGHNHWWLANPFSLSAAPDGRTLRLTAKAVGSASAGLRDLPVGSRAFVEGPYGAFTSLHRTRPGALLIAGGVGITPVRSLLEEEAAGDVVVLYRVRSESDAVLVDEVRALVAGRGGRLHLLTGRRSEGAPPFGPDRLRALVPDITERDVYVCGPPAMTSAVLGALRELAVPRRQVHAERFGLA, encoded by the coding sequence ATGACTCCTGTTGTCGCGGCGCGGTGGGCGCTGTGGACGTTCGTCATCGTCAATCTGGCGATCGTCGAGATCTTGTTCCTCACCTCGGGCACGGGCAAGAACGGGGTGCTCACGGTCGCCAAGTTCTTCGGGCTGCACGCCGCCGTGCTGATGCTGTTCCAACTGCTGCTGGTGGCCCGGCTGCCGTGGCTGGACCGTCGTATCGGCATGGACCGGCTGACGGTGTGGCACCGATGGGTCGGCTTCACCCTGCTGTGGACCCTCCTCACCCATGCCGTACTGGTGGTGCTGGGTTACGCGAGGCTCGACGACGCCTCGACGGCGAAGACCTTCTTCGCGCTGGCCGGGGTGCCGGCCTCCCTGCTCGGGATGCTGGCCGCGGCGATCGTCGTGGTGGTGGCCGCGGTCTCCGCCCGCACGGTGCGCCGGCGGCTGCGGTACGAGACGTGGCACGGTCTGCATCTGCTGCTGTACCTGGCGTTGGGGCTGGCGTTCACGCACCAGTTGCTGGAGACCACGACCTTCGGTTCCTCCGCGTTCGCGTGGGCCTACTGGTGGGCGCTGTGGCTGTTCGCGTTCGGCGCCCTGGTCGTGGGCCGCGTCGGCATCCCCGTGTGGCGCAACGTCTATCACCGCTTCCGGGTCGCGGAGGTCGTGCGGGAGTCGGACGACGTGGTGTCGGTGCGGGTCACCGGGCGCCGCCTCGACCGGCTGCCGGCCCGGGCCGGGCAGTTCTGCGTCTGGCGGTTCCCCGGGCACAACCACTGGTGGCTCGCCAACCCGTTCTCGCTGTCGGCGGCTCCCGACGGCCGGACCCTGCGGCTGACCGCCAAGGCGGTGGGCAGCGCCAGCGCCGGACTGCGCGACCTGCCCGTCGGGAGCCGCGCGTTCGTCGAGGGGCCGTACGGGGCGTTCACCTCGTTGCACCGGACGCGGCCCGGCGCCCTGCTGATCGCCGGCGGCGTGGGCATCACACCGGTCCGTTCCCTGCTGGAGGAGGAAGCGGCGGGCGATGTGGTCGTGCTCTACCGGGTCCGCAGCGAGAGTGACGCCGTGCTGGTCGACGAGGTGCGGGCGCTGGTCGCGGGCCGTGGCGGGCGACTGCATCTGCTCACCGGTCGCCGCAGCGAGGGCGCGCCGCCGTTCGGGCCGGACCGTCTGCGGGCCCTGGTCCCCGACATCACCGAACGCGATGTGTACGTCTGCGGCCCGCCCGCGATGACCTCGGCCGTGCTCGGCGCCCTGCGCGAACTGGCGGTCCCCCGGCGGCAGGTGCACGCCGAACGGTTCGGCCTGGCCTGA
- a CDS encoding PP2C family protein-serine/threonine phosphatase — translation MEGADLELGELLAAAEAAPPGDSVEVVAHDLQKRLGAQRVSFLFVDLMGQRLVRLAAADGNVVDRIEQIDLHGSVYDDVLRSQRQLVEPDGQGGQRVITPVTNRGDCIGLLEVTLQHNADSVLRQVRDAAHALAYIIVTDRRFTDLYHLGRRTTRTSLAAEIQHQLLPSSPACEAAQFTLAAGLVPADDIGGDTYDYTLDRETLHLSITDAMGHDTQSALLATLLVGALRQARRSGCDALKQADHAHQALLRHSRGLATGQLLCVELETGLCELVNAGHPWPLRLRDGTVEEIELAVNLPFGVAAPIPYRVQELRLRPGDRLVLLTDGMQDRGAAAADLHAVLLDTRALHPREVVRSLTGAVLDACHGHLKDDATVLVLDWHGQPE, via the coding sequence GTGGAAGGTGCAGACCTGGAACTGGGTGAGTTGTTGGCCGCTGCGGAGGCGGCCCCGCCCGGGGATTCCGTCGAAGTGGTGGCGCACGACCTGCAGAAGCGGCTGGGTGCGCAGCGCGTGTCGTTCCTGTTCGTCGACCTCATGGGGCAGCGGCTGGTACGGCTCGCCGCGGCCGACGGCAACGTCGTGGACCGGATCGAGCAGATCGATCTGCACGGCAGTGTCTACGACGACGTCCTGCGCAGCCAGCGCCAGCTCGTGGAACCGGACGGGCAGGGCGGACAGCGCGTCATCACACCGGTCACCAACCGCGGTGACTGCATCGGCCTCCTGGAGGTGACGCTGCAGCACAACGCGGACTCGGTGCTCCGGCAGGTCCGCGACGCGGCACACGCGCTGGCCTACATCATCGTCACCGACCGCCGCTTCACCGACCTCTACCACCTGGGCCGACGCACCACCCGCACCAGTCTGGCCGCCGAGATCCAGCACCAGCTGCTGCCCTCGTCGCCCGCTTGCGAGGCGGCCCAGTTCACCCTCGCCGCCGGGCTCGTCCCGGCCGACGACATCGGGGGCGACACCTACGACTACACGCTCGACCGCGAGACCCTGCACCTGTCCATCACCGACGCCATGGGCCACGACACACAATCCGCCCTGCTCGCCACGTTGTTGGTCGGCGCGCTGCGGCAGGCCCGCCGCAGCGGCTGTGACGCCCTCAAGCAGGCCGACCACGCCCACCAGGCCCTGCTGCGCCACAGCCGGGGCCTGGCCACCGGACAGTTGCTGTGCGTCGAACTGGAGACCGGCCTGTGTGAACTGGTCAACGCCGGGCACCCCTGGCCCCTTCGGCTGCGCGACGGCACCGTCGAAGAGATCGAACTCGCCGTCAACCTGCCCTTCGGAGTGGCGGCGCCCATCCCCTACCGCGTACAGGAACTGCGACTGCGTCCCGGCGACCGTCTGGTCCTGCTCACCGACGGGATGCAGGACCGCGGTGCCGCGGCCGCAGACCTGCACGCGGTCCTGCTGGACACCCGCGCGCTGCACCCGAGAGAAGTCGTCCGCAGCCTGACCGGCGCGGTGCTCGACGCCTGCCACGGCCACCTCAAGGACGACGCCACGGTCCTGGTGCTGGACTGGCACGGCCAACCCGAATGA